Proteins from a genomic interval of Verrucomicrobium sp.:
- a CDS encoding NAD(P)/FAD-dependent oxidoreductase — translation MTKKFDLVVIGGGSGGYAAARTAASLGLRVAVIDGARELGGLCILRGCMPTKALLESAHRWRAAGEAAEFGLRLRRVKADLPAILRRKDRLIEDFASYRRRQLEHGPFTLLRGWARFTGPNAVEVEVPGAKPLAVEGKAFLIATGSEIGAPPVPGLAEAGYLTSDTALTRKKLPKSLVVLGGGAVAVEFADFYASLGTKVTIVQRSGRLAKEFDPDVSAVLEKAFRRHGLDVHTGTQLVRVEKRGKLKEVHFREGPRQRLVRVAAEEVLHALGRKPSLSRLNLEAAGLRLREGKLRVRPTQQTDLPHIYAVGDAAGPYEIVHLAILQGEAAARNIAAGLKGGRAKLEKMDYRLKAMVLFTDPEVASVGLTETEAREKGLDVIAAKYPFDDHGKSMIMGALDGFVKLVADRRRGTILGGQIAGPHASDLIHEILAVMRYGGTAQELAAMPHYHPTLAEIVTYPAEELAARVGKR, via the coding sequence ATGACCAAGAAATTCGACCTGGTGGTGATCGGCGGCGGCTCCGGCGGCTACGCGGCGGCCCGCACCGCGGCCTCCCTGGGCCTGCGCGTGGCGGTGATCGACGGGGCGCGGGAACTGGGCGGCCTCTGCATCCTGCGCGGCTGCATGCCGACGAAGGCGCTCCTGGAATCGGCCCACCGCTGGCGCGCCGCCGGGGAGGCCGCCGAGTTCGGCCTCCGCCTCCGCCGCGTGAAGGCCGACCTGCCCGCCATCCTCCGGCGGAAGGATAGGCTGATCGAGGACTTCGCCTCCTACCGCCGCCGCCAGCTGGAGCACGGCCCCTTCACCCTCCTGCGCGGCTGGGCACGCTTCACCGGCCCGAATGCGGTGGAGGTGGAAGTCCCCGGGGCCAAACCCCTGGCGGTGGAGGGGAAGGCCTTCCTCATCGCCACCGGCTCAGAGATCGGCGCGCCGCCGGTCCCCGGCCTGGCGGAGGCGGGCTACCTCACCAGCGACACGGCGCTGACCCGCAAGAAGCTGCCCAAATCGCTCGTCGTCCTGGGCGGCGGCGCGGTGGCGGTCGAGTTCGCCGACTTTTACGCCTCCCTGGGGACGAAGGTCACGATCGTCCAGCGCAGCGGGCGGCTGGCCAAGGAGTTCGATCCCGACGTCTCCGCCGTCCTGGAAAAGGCGTTCCGCCGCCACGGCCTGGACGTCCACACCGGCACGCAGCTCGTCCGCGTCGAAAAGCGCGGGAAGCTCAAGGAGGTCCACTTCCGCGAGGGGCCGCGCCAGCGCCTCGTCCGCGTCGCGGCGGAGGAAGTGCTGCACGCCCTGGGCCGGAAGCCGTCCCTCTCCCGCCTCAACCTGGAAGCGGCGGGCCTCCGCCTGCGGGAGGGGAAGCTCCGCGTCCGCCCCACCCAGCAGACCGACCTGCCCCATATCTACGCCGTCGGCGACGCGGCGGGGCCCTACGAGATCGTCCACCTGGCTATCCTCCAGGGAGAGGCGGCGGCGCGGAACATCGCCGCCGGCCTGAAAGGCGGCCGGGCCAAGCTGGAAAAAATGGACTACCGGCTCAAGGCGATGGTCCTCTTCACCGACCCGGAGGTCGCCTCCGTCGGCCTCACGGAGACGGAGGCCCGGGAAAAGGGCCTCGACGTCATCGCGGCGAAGTACCCCTTCGACGACCACGGCAAGTCGATGATCATGGGGGCCCTGGACGGCTTCGTGAAGCTGGTGGCCGACCGCCGGCGCGGCACCATCCTGGGCGGCCAGATCGCCGGGCCGCACGCCTCCGACCTGATCCACGAGATCCTGGCCGTCATGCGCTACGGAGGGACCGCGCAGGAGCTGGCGGCCATGCCCCATTACCATCCCACCCTGGCGGAGATCGTCACCTACCCGGCGGAAGAACTGGCCGCGCGGGTCGGAAAAAGGTAG
- a CDS encoding helix-turn-helix domain-containing protein, which produces MKASKRMEEAKRLCESLSEAEEAMTRELLARLSDKWSLWALGVLAEAGGPIRFTRVMERVGGISQKSLTKALRQLERDGLATRKLFPEVPPRVEYAITPLGMKLLEQVEPLWSWIAGQVRTFTAARKSFDARRAPARAAR; this is translated from the coding sequence ACGGATGGAAGAGGCCAAGCGGCTCTGCGAAAGCCTGAGCGAGGCGGAGGAGGCGATGACCCGGGAGCTGCTGGCGCGGCTTTCCGACAAGTGGTCCCTCTGGGCCCTGGGCGTCCTGGCCGAGGCGGGAGGGCCGATCCGCTTTACCCGCGTCATGGAGCGGGTGGGGGGGATCAGCCAGAAATCGCTCACCAAGGCGCTCCGCCAGCTGGAGCGGGACGGCCTGGCCACCCGGAAACTCTTTCCGGAGGTGCCGCCCCGGGTCGAATACGCCATCACCCCTTTGGGAATGAAGCTGCTGGAGCAGGTCGAGCCGCTGTGGAGCTGGATTGCCGGGCAGGTTCGGACCTTCACGGCGGCCCGGAAGTCCTTCGACGCGCGGCGGGCCCCGGCGCGGGCCGCCCGCTAA